From Topomyia yanbarensis strain Yona2022 chromosome 1, ASM3024719v1, whole genome shotgun sequence, one genomic window encodes:
- the LOC131695919 gene encoding dynamin-like gives MESLIPIVNKLQDAFTQMGVHMQLDLPQIAVVGGQSAGKSSVLENFVGKDFLPRGSGIVTRRPLILQLINGTIEYGEFLHQKGKKFTNFDEIRQEIEAETDRLTGSNKGISNIPINLRVYSPHVLNLTLIDLPGLTKVPIGDQPADIENQIKGMIFQFIRKETCLILAVTPANTDLANSDALKLAKEVDPQGVRTIGVITKLDLMDDGTDARDILENKLLPLRRGYIGVVNRSQKDIEGRKDITAALGAERKFFLSHPSYRHIADRLGTPYLQKVLNQQLTNHIKDTLPGLRDRLQKQLLTLEKDVAQFKHFRPDDPSIKTKAMLQMIQQLQSDFERTIEGSGSALVNTNELSGGAKINRIFHERLRFEIVKMSCDEKELRREISFAIRNIHGIRVGLFTPDMAFEAIVKKQISQLKEPILKCIDLAVQELSNVVRICTDKMARYPRLRDETERIITTHIRQCEQRAKEQLLLLIDYELAYMNTNHEDFIGFANAQNKTESTAKPGSRSLGNQVIRKGHMCIQNLGIMKGGSRPYWFVLTSENISWYKDEEEKEKKYMLPLDGLKLRDIEQGFMSRRHTFALFNPDGRNVYKDYKQLELSCESTDDVDSWKASFLRAGVYPEKETPANGEDESSDFVETSSLDPQLERQVETIRNLVDSYMKIVTKTTRDMVPKAIMMLIINNSKDFINGELLAHLYASSDQASLMEESPEEAQKREEMLRMYQACKEALRIIGDVSLATFSTPVPPPVKNDWLSSGLDNPRLSPPSPGGPRKNIPQQQGSFGSSGVPLSNTRGPPPAPISARPAPAVPNRPGGGIAPPLPQGRPSGQVLPAPLIPSRR, from the coding sequence ATGGAGTCGCTAATACCAATAGTTAATAAACTGCAGGATGCGTTCACCCAAATGGGTGTGCACATGCAACTGGATTTACCACAAATAGCCGTGGTTGGTGGACAATCGGCAGGCAAATCATCTGTGTTAGAGAATTTTGTCGGAAAAGATTTCCTGCCTCGAGGATCCGGCATTGTAACTAGACGACCCCTGATTTTGCAGCTTATAAATGGAACAATCGAGTATGGAGAGTTTCTTCaccaaaaaggtaaaaaattcacaaatttcGACGAAATAAGGCAAGAAATAGAGGCAGAAACTGATCGTCTGACAGGAAGTAATAAGGGTATTTCAAACATTCCAATTAACTTACGAGTTTATTCACCACATGTGTTGAATCTTACTCTAATTGATTTACCTGGTTTAACGAAAGTGCCCATCGGAGATCAACCGGCTGATATAGAAAATCAAATAAAGGGAATGATATTTCAGTTCATTCGTAAAGAAACATGTCTGATTCTAGCCGTAACTCCAGCTAATACCGATTTAGCTAATTCCGATGCACTCAAACTAGCAAAAGAAGTCGATCCGCAAGGTGTACGAACAATAGGAGTAATAACTAAATTAGACTTAATGGACGATGGCACAGATGCGCGCGacattttagaaaataaatTGTTGCCATTGCGTCGGGGGTACATTGGTGTTGTTAATCGTTCGCAAAAGGATATTGAGGGTCGTAAAGATATAACTGCTGCTTTGGGAGCTGAGCGAAAATTTTTTCTCAGTCATCCTAGTTACAGACACATTGCTGATCGATTAGGTACACCGTACCTACAAAAAGTATTGAACCAACAGCTTACCAATCACATAAAAGATACTCTACCTGGTTTGCGGGATCGTTTGCAAAAACAGCTTTTGACGTTGGAAAAAGATGTAGCACAATTTAAACACTTTCGACCAGATGATCCTAGCATAAAAACCAAGGCCATGTTGCAAATGATCCAGCAACTACAATCTGACTTCGAAAGAACAATTGAAGGATCAGGATCGGCACTAGTTAATACTAATGAATTGTCGGGTGGTGCCAAAATAAATCGGATATTTCATGAAAGATTGCGTTTTGAAATTGTTAAAATGTCTTGCGATGAAAAAGAATTGCGCAGAGAGATATCATTTGCAATTCGAAACATTCATGGAATTCGAGTAGGTCTATTTACTCCCGATATGGCTTTTGAAGCAATAGTAAAAAAACAGATCTCGCAATTGAAAGAACCAATTTTAAAGTGTATTGATTTAGCAGTACAAGAATTGTCAAACGTCGTAAGAATTTGTACTGACAAGATGGCCCGTTACCCTCGTCTTCGAGATGAAACTGAGCGTATTATCACAACTCATATAAGACAATGCGAGCAGCGGGCAAAAGAACAACTACTATTGCTGATAGATTATGAGCTTGCTTACATGAACACAAACCATGAGgattttattggttttgcaAACGCTCAAAACAAAACGGAAAGTACTGCAAAACCAGGCTCTCGGAGTCTTGGTAATCAAGTAATACGAAAAGGACACATGTGCATCCAAAATCTTGGAATAATGAAAGGTGGTTCTCGACCATATTGGTTTGTTCTGACCTCTGAAAATATTTCTTGGTATAAAGATGAAGAAGAAAAGGAAAAGAAATACATGCTACCTCTTGATGGACTGAAATTGAGAGACATTGAACAAGGTTTCATGTCAAGGCGTCATACATTCGCTCTTTTCAACCCCGATGGGCGTAACGTTTATAAAGATTATAAACAATTGGAATTGTCATGTGAAAGTACTGATGATGTTGATTCATGGAAAGCTTCTTTTCTTCGTGCAGGCGTATATCCAGAAAAAGAAACCCCTGCAAATGGTGAAGATGAATCGAGTGATTTTGTTGAAACCAGTTCTTTGGATCCTCAACTAGAGAGACAGGTTGAAACAATACGAAATTTAGTTGATTCATATATGAAAATCGTCACGAAAACCACTCGTGATATGGTACCCAAAGCTATTATGATGCTGATTATCAACAATTCGAAAGACTTCATAAATGGTGAATTACTTGCTCATCTTTACGCATCCAGCGATCAAGCATCATTGATGGAAGAAAGCCCTGAAGAGGCTCAAAAACGTGAAGAAATGCTGAGAATGTACCAAGCATGTAAAGAAGCTTTGAGAATTATTGGTGATGTATCATTGGCAACATTCTCGACTCCCGTTCCACCACCTGTTAAAAATGATTGGTTATCAAGCGGTTTGGATAACCCTCGTCTGTCACCTCCAAGTCCGGGTGGTCCTCGTAAAAATATACCTCAACAACAGGGCTCTTTTGGTTCAAGTGGAGTTCCTCTATCCAATACCCGAGGTCCTCCGCCCGCACCAATAAGTGCCAGACCGGCACCAGCTGTTCCAAATAGGCCTGGAGGTGGAATCGCTCCTCCTTTACCACAGGGAAGGCCTAGTGGTCAGGTCCTTCCAGCTCCACTTATTCCATCGCGACGCTAG